A window of Flavobacterium flavigenum contains these coding sequences:
- a CDS encoding heavy metal translocating P-type ATPase, which yields MSNQGCFHCGLTIPKNEVINFDEKKFCCTGCKTVYEIFSLNDLTCYYDFEKSPGATPQDIQGKYDFLDNEVIISKVLEFQEGYTSIVSLNIPHIHCSSCIWLLENLNRLQPGISMSQVNFPEKKVRITFNSETVSLKSIVYLLSSIGYEPYISLENYETGKTKVDRSLTYKLGVAFFCFGNIMLLSFPEYFEMKEFWLDSYKPFFRLLIFLLALPSFLYSASGYYISAYHSIKTKMLNIDIPIALGIIVMFIRSSYDMLMDHGPGFFDSLASLVFFMLLGKMFQTKTYSFLSFERDFKSYFPIAVTRINPNTSEESVPIYDVLKGDRLLIRNQELIPVDGILISEKAEIDYSFVTGEAVPITKKSGDKVFAGGKQIGKVIEMEVLHSVSQSYLTQLWSNEIFQKKVDQKHKTITDAISRYFTPILLLIAFAGFGYWIFIDTNTAFNVFTAVLIVACPCALALTAPFTFGNILRIMGKQKMYLKNALVIEQLAKVDTIVFDKTGTITTNKKSNIAYEGNVLSDEDYVLIKNVLRASNHPLSRMLYDFLPEVKRIKIDAFEEITGKGILASFENKTIKIGSASFVESTNHSDEIEKTALHINLNGIYYGRFNFQNQYRDGLGTLFNTLNKNYEIKVLSGDNDGERANLEAILPKGTELIFNQKPEQKLEFIRKLQESGHNVMMVGDGLNDAGALAQSNVGISISENVNVFSPACDAILDAGEFSRLDYFLKLSHKSIMIIKMSFGLSLIYNVVGLLFAVTGNLLPLVAAIIMPLSTITIVSFVTLMSNYFSKSDLK from the coding sequence ATGAGCAATCAGGGCTGTTTTCATTGTGGACTTACAATTCCTAAAAATGAGGTAATCAATTTTGATGAAAAAAAATTTTGTTGTACAGGCTGTAAAACAGTTTACGAAATTTTTAGTCTTAATGATCTAACCTGCTATTATGATTTTGAAAAATCGCCGGGTGCTACTCCGCAGGACATTCAGGGAAAATATGACTTTTTAGACAATGAAGTCATCATCTCTAAAGTTTTGGAATTTCAGGAAGGCTATACTTCAATTGTATCTTTGAATATTCCGCATATTCATTGCAGTTCATGTATCTGGCTCCTTGAAAACCTTAATCGTTTGCAGCCAGGAATCAGTATGTCGCAGGTTAATTTTCCTGAGAAGAAAGTTAGAATCACGTTCAACTCTGAAACAGTTTCTTTAAAATCAATTGTCTATTTGTTAAGTTCAATTGGGTACGAGCCTTATATTAGTTTAGAAAATTACGAAACCGGAAAAACTAAGGTTGACCGAAGCCTGACTTATAAATTAGGTGTTGCTTTTTTCTGTTTTGGAAATATAATGCTATTGTCATTTCCGGAATATTTTGAAATGAAGGAATTTTGGCTGGACAGCTATAAACCCTTCTTCAGGCTTTTGATTTTTCTTTTGGCATTGCCAAGTTTTCTCTATTCTGCGAGTGGTTATTATATTTCTGCGTATCATAGTATTAAAACGAAGATGCTAAATATTGATATCCCGATTGCACTTGGAATTATAGTGATGTTTATACGCAGTTCTTATGACATGTTGATGGATCATGGGCCTGGTTTTTTTGATAGTCTGGCGAGTCTGGTTTTCTTTATGCTGCTGGGTAAAATGTTTCAGACTAAAACGTATAGCTTTCTGAGTTTTGAAAGGGATTTTAAATCCTATTTTCCAATCGCTGTTACCCGAATCAATCCCAATACATCGGAAGAAAGTGTGCCGATTTATGATGTTTTAAAAGGAGACAGGTTATTAATCCGAAATCAGGAATTAATTCCGGTTGATGGAATCCTCATTAGCGAAAAAGCAGAAATAGATTATAGTTTTGTTACCGGAGAAGCAGTTCCAATTACTAAAAAATCAGGTGACAAAGTTTTTGCCGGCGGAAAACAAATTGGAAAAGTAATCGAAATGGAAGTACTGCATTCGGTTTCACAAAGTTATCTGACGCAGCTTTGGAGTAATGAAATTTTTCAGAAAAAAGTAGATCAAAAGCATAAAACCATAACAGATGCAATAAGCCGGTATTTCACCCCAATCTTACTGCTTATTGCATTTGCTGGTTTTGGTTACTGGATATTTATTGATACAAATACAGCTTTTAATGTTTTTACAGCCGTTTTAATTGTTGCCTGCCCTTGTGCATTGGCACTTACAGCTCCGTTTACTTTTGGGAACATTCTCAGAATTATGGGAAAACAAAAAATGTATCTTAAAAATGCTTTGGTAATTGAACAGCTGGCAAAAGTTGATACAATCGTTTTCGATAAGACCGGAACGATTACGACCAACAAAAAATCAAATATTGCATACGAAGGAAATGTACTCTCGGATGAGGATTATGTGTTGATCAAAAATGTACTTCGGGCCTCTAATCACCCTTTGAGCAGGATGTTGTATGATTTTCTGCCGGAAGTAAAAAGAATTAAAATTGATGCATTTGAGGAAATTACCGGAAAAGGTATTTTGGCTTCTTTTGAAAATAAAACAATCAAAATTGGTTCGGCTTCATTTGTTGAAAGTACGAATCATAGTGATGAAATAGAAAAAACAGCACTTCATATTAACCTTAACGGTATATATTATGGACGATTTAATTTTCAGAATCAGTATAGGGATGGTCTCGGAACGTTATTTAATACTCTGAATAAAAATTACGAAATAAAAGTTCTTTCCGGCGATAATGATGGAGAAAGAGCCAATCTGGAAGCTATTCTGCCAAAAGGCACCGAACTTATTTTTAATCAGAAACCGGAACAGAAGCTGGAATTTATTAGAAAACTACAAGAAAGCGGGCACAATGTAATGATGGTAGGGGATGGACTGAATGATGCTGGTGCTTTGGCTCAAAGTAATGTTGGGATTTCTATTTCAGAGAATGTCAATGTATTTTCTCCGGCTTGTGATGCAATTCTGGATGCCGGAGAGTTTTCACGACTGGATTACTTTTTAAAATTATCCCACAAATCGATTATGATTATCAAAATGAGTTTTGGCTTATCACTTATCTATAACGTAGTCGGGCTTTTATTTGCTGTTACAGGCAATCTGCTTCCGCTGGTTGCGGCTATTATTATGCCATTAAGTACAATCACCATTGTAAGTTTTGTGACTTTAATGTCTAACTATTTCAGTAAGAGTGATTTAAAATAA
- the ccoS gene encoding cbb3-type cytochrome oxidase assembly protein CcoS encodes MSVIYLLISVSIFVAICFFIAFIAAVKSGQYDDDYTPSVRILFDDETKITSQNNNSPIEEKQV; translated from the coding sequence ATGAGTGTTATTTATCTATTAATTTCAGTAAGTATTTTTGTTGCAATCTGTTTTTTTATTGCCTTTATAGCTGCTGTAAAATCCGGGCAGTACGATGATGATTACACGCCCTCGGTCAGAATCCTCTTTGATGATGAAACCAAAATTACCTCTCAAAATAATAATTCACCAATAGAAGAAAAACAAGTTTAA
- the ccoN gene encoding cytochrome-c oxidase, cbb3-type subunit I, whose amino-acid sequence MEMEQFYYDNKIVKKFIYATILFGVVGMLVGLTLAVMYLFPNMTDGISWLSYGRLRPLHTNAVIFAFVGNAFFAGMYYSLQRLLKARMFSDFLSNLHFWGWQLIIVAAAITLPLGYTSSKEYAELEWPIDIAIALIWVVMGINMIGTMIRRRERHLYVAIWFYIATFVTVAVLHIFNNIEIPVSGLKSYSVYAGVQDALVQWWYGHNAVAFFLTTPFLGLMYYFIPKVANRPVYSYRLSIIHFWSLIFIYIWAGPHHLLYSALPNWAQNLGVAFSVMLIAPSWGGMINGLLTLRGAWDKVRVEPVLKFFVVAITGYGMATFEGPMLSFKNVNAIAHYTDWIVAHVHVGALAWNGFMSFGIIYWLIPRMTKSTLFSTKLANFHFWIGTLGIILYALPMYVAGFQQASMWKQFNPDGTLTYGNFLETVTAIMPLYWMRAIGGSLYLIGMLTLIYNIIMTVRAGQPVEDELAQAPALQTIKSGRISGEKFHSWLERKPIQLSILATIAILIGGIIQIVPTIMVKSNIPTISSVKPYTPLELEGRDLYIREGCVGCHSQSVRPFRSEVERYGPQAKAGEFVYDHPFLWGSKRTGPDLQRVGGKYNDNWHFNHMWNPQSTSAGSIMPGYKWLFDNKPLDISLTEKKMKVMVTLGVPYSEAEVANAQKTLRTQALAIEKSLENDPDYVKSYEDSRKKAAAKGEKFVPMNEREIVALIAYIQRLGTDIKVKETSK is encoded by the coding sequence ATGGAAATGGAACAATTTTACTACGATAATAAAATCGTAAAAAAATTCATTTATGCCACCATCCTTTTTGGAGTAGTGGGTATGTTAGTGGGACTGACCTTGGCGGTTATGTACCTTTTTCCCAACATGACCGATGGGATTTCGTGGCTTAGTTATGGCCGTTTAAGACCTTTGCACACCAACGCTGTAATTTTTGCTTTTGTTGGGAATGCCTTTTTTGCGGGAATGTATTATTCGCTGCAAAGATTACTTAAAGCCAGGATGTTCAGTGACTTTTTAAGTAATCTGCATTTCTGGGGATGGCAGCTTATTATTGTTGCTGCAGCCATTACATTACCTTTAGGATATACTTCTTCGAAAGAATATGCCGAACTGGAATGGCCTATTGATATTGCCATTGCATTAATCTGGGTGGTGATGGGAATCAATATGATAGGTACAATGATTCGTCGTAGAGAACGTCATTTGTATGTAGCTATCTGGTTTTACATTGCGACATTCGTTACAGTTGCCGTTTTGCATATTTTCAATAATATAGAAATTCCGGTTTCAGGATTAAAAAGTTATTCTGTTTACGCCGGTGTTCAGGATGCTTTGGTACAATGGTGGTACGGGCATAATGCGGTGGCATTTTTCCTGACCACTCCATTCTTAGGATTGATGTATTACTTTATTCCAAAGGTAGCCAACCGACCAGTTTATTCTTATCGATTGTCGATTATTCACTTTTGGTCATTGATTTTCATTTATATCTGGGCAGGACCGCATCATTTATTGTATTCTGCTTTACCAAATTGGGCTCAGAATTTAGGGGTTGCATTTTCTGTAATGCTAATTGCTCCGTCCTGGGGAGGTATGATCAACGGATTATTGACTTTAAGAGGTGCGTGGGATAAAGTTCGTGTAGAACCGGTATTGAAATTTTTTGTAGTAGCGATTACAGGTTACGGAATGGCAACTTTTGAAGGCCCAATGCTTTCTTTTAAAAATGTAAATGCTATTGCACATTATACAGACTGGATAGTAGCACACGTACACGTAGGGGCTTTAGCCTGGAATGGATTTATGTCTTTCGGTATTATTTACTGGCTGATTCCACGAATGACAAAAAGCACATTGTTCTCTACTAAATTAGCCAATTTCCATTTCTGGATCGGAACTTTAGGAATCATCTTGTATGCTTTACCTATGTACGTAGCAGGTTTTCAGCAGGCATCTATGTGGAAACAGTTCAATCCGGATGGAACTTTGACCTACGGTAATTTCCTTGAAACTGTTACAGCTATTATGCCTCTGTATTGGATGAGAGCTATTGGTGGTAGTTTGTACCTTATCGGAATGCTGACCCTGATTTACAATATCATCATGACTGTCAGAGCCGGGCAGCCTGTAGAAGACGAATTGGCTCAGGCTCCTGCATTGCAGACCATTAAAAGCGGTAGAATTAGTGGAGAAAAATTCCATTCATGGCTGGAAAGAAAACCAATCCAGTTATCAATTTTAGCAACTATTGCGATTTTAATTGGAGGTATTATTCAGATTGTGCCAACGATTATGGTAAAATCGAATATTCCAACGATTTCAAGTGTAAAACCATACACGCCGTTAGAGCTGGAAGGACGTGATTTATACATCCGAGAAGGCTGTGTGGGCTGTCACTCTCAATCGGTTCGTCCATTTAGAAGCGAGGTAGAGCGTTACGGTCCTCAGGCGAAAGCAGGAGAATTTGTGTACGATCATCCATTCTTATGGGGATCAAAACGTACAGGTCCTGATTTGCAGCGAGTAGGTGGTAAGTACAATGACAACTGGCACTTTAACCACATGTGGAATCCGCAAAGTACATCTGCAGGATCAATTATGCCGGGTTATAAATGGCTGTTTGATAACAAACCATTGGATATTTCCTTAACCGAAAAGAAGATGAAAGTTATGGTTACGCTTGGGGTTCCTTATTCAGAAGCAGAAGTTGCCAATGCTCAGAAAACCTTGAGAACTCAGGCTCTTGCCATTGAAAAAAGCTTAGAAAATGATCCTGACTATGTGAAAAGTTATGAGGATAGCAGGAAAAAAGCCGCTGCAAAAGGAGAAAAATTTGTTCCTATGAACGAAAGAGAAATTGTAGCCCTGATTGCTTACATACAAAGGCTTGGAACTGATATTAAAGTAAAAGAAACTTCAAAATAA
- a CDS encoding CcoQ/FixQ family Cbb3-type cytochrome c oxidase assembly chaperone has product MFEQIKHNMETISGIEIYPILSLLIFFIFFVGLGFWVFSYTKDKIKEMSQIPLEEGTIIISKDN; this is encoded by the coding sequence ATGTTTGAACAGATAAAACACAATATGGAAACGATATCGGGTATAGAAATTTACCCGATTCTTTCCCTACTGATTTTCTTCATCTTTTTTGTGGGATTAGGTTTTTGGGTGTTTTCATACACAAAAGATAAAATCAAAGAAATGAGTCAAATTCCTCTCGAAGAGGGAACTATTATAATTTCAAAAGATAATTAA
- a CDS encoding cbb3-type cytochrome c oxidase N-terminal domain-containing protein: protein MKKFFPVYVRLPLVFFTVFALMEYFIDSGDRPAFIKYPMVSVFLFVFLFILIAIEITLHAVNRVMYQLLSPEEKEKLAYEESLSFKESTWFKNLMHKLTKTEPIEKEGDLLMDHDYDGIKELDNNLPPWWVYLFYICIVFGVVYVFYFDVYGGDNQEMELKKEMAQAKIEVEEYLKTAPDLMDEKTVVLLTDDASLAAGKEIFTTNCAACHRADAGGQIGPNLTDDHWILGGGIKNVFHTITNGGRDGKGMVSWKTNGMKPKEIQKVASYILSLQGSNPKDAKEAEGEVWVDESAPKNDAAAK, encoded by the coding sequence ATGAAAAAGTTTTTTCCAGTATATGTTAGATTGCCATTGGTTTTCTTTACAGTATTTGCATTGATGGAATATTTTATAGACTCAGGTGACAGACCTGCCTTTATAAAATATCCAATGGTTTCAGTCTTTTTATTTGTCTTTTTGTTTATTCTGATTGCCATCGAAATTACACTTCATGCTGTAAATCGCGTCATGTACCAATTATTGTCTCCGGAAGAAAAAGAAAAGCTGGCGTACGAAGAAAGTCTGAGTTTCAAAGAAAGTACCTGGTTTAAAAACCTGATGCACAAGCTTACGAAAACAGAACCAATTGAAAAAGAAGGCGACCTGTTGATGGATCATGATTATGACGGAATCAAAGAATTAGATAATAATTTACCGCCATGGTGGGTGTATTTGTTCTATATCTGTATTGTTTTTGGAGTGGTTTATGTTTTTTACTTTGATGTTTATGGAGGTGACAATCAGGAAATGGAATTGAAAAAGGAAATGGCTCAGGCAAAAATTGAAGTAGAAGAATACCTGAAAACAGCTCCGGATTTAATGGACGAAAAAACAGTGGTTTTGCTTACCGATGATGCGAGTCTGGCTGCCGGAAAAGAAATTTTCACGACCAATTGCGCAGCCTGCCACAGAGCCGATGCCGGAGGACAGATTGGTCCGAATTTAACGGATGATCATTGGATTTTAGGTGGCGGAATCAAAAATGTTTTCCATACCATTACCAATGGAGGACGTGACGGAAAAGGAATGGTTTCCTGGAAAACGAACGGTATGAAACCAAAAGAGATTCAAAAAGTAGCAAGTTATATTTTGTCTTTACAGGGAAGTAATCCAAAAGACGCAAAAGAAGCTGAAGGTGAAGTTTGGGTAGACGAAAGTGCTCCAAAAAATGATGCCGCAGCAAAATAA
- the ccoG gene encoding cytochrome c oxidase accessory protein CcoG, giving the protein MSNLPDETFRDTIGTIDEGGKRKFIFPKKPSGKFYEYRKIVSYVLLAILIANPFIKVNGNQFMMFNITERRFNIFGFPFWPQDFYLFVISMLVGVVFVILFTVVFGRIFCGWICPQTIFLEMVFRRIEYWIDGDRGAQSRLARQEWNAEKIRKRLTKWFVFFLISFGIANVFLAYLVGSDTLFLMMEQGPIEQAGNFTALLIFTGVFYFVFVWFREQVCIIACPYGRLQGVLLDNKSINVAYDFVRGEKEQGRAKFNKKEDRALTGKGDCIDCHQCVHVCPMGIDIRNGTQLECTNCTACIDECDSIMDSVGLPKGLIRYASEDEIEKKEPFKFTTRMKGYTAVLFILLSVFVGMLFLRTNVEAIILRLPGQLFQHKGDKISNVYTYKIVNKTMKDYNDIHFELIDQKGEISKVGEQHFKVAKEGISQGTLFIEINEVLLESDKTKVKIGVYNGKELLETTTTNFLGPRSFN; this is encoded by the coding sequence ATGTCAAATTTACCAGACGAAACTTTTAGAGATACCATCGGAACCATTGATGAAGGCGGAAAACGAAAGTTTATTTTCCCTAAAAAACCGTCTGGTAAGTTTTACGAGTATCGCAAAATAGTCAGTTATGTTTTATTGGCGATTCTGATTGCGAATCCGTTTATAAAGGTTAACGGAAACCAGTTTATGATGTTCAACATCACAGAACGTCGTTTTAATATTTTTGGATTCCCTTTCTGGCCCCAGGATTTTTACCTTTTTGTGATTTCGATGCTCGTTGGTGTTGTGTTTGTCATTTTATTTACCGTTGTTTTTGGAAGGATATTTTGCGGATGGATTTGTCCTCAGACGATTTTCCTCGAAATGGTTTTCCGCCGAATTGAATATTGGATTGACGGTGACCGTGGTGCACAATCCCGTTTGGCAAGACAGGAATGGAATGCTGAGAAAATCCGAAAAAGACTTACTAAATGGTTTGTCTTCTTTTTGATTTCTTTCGGAATCGCCAATGTTTTTCTAGCCTATTTAGTGGGAAGCGATACCTTATTTTTAATGATGGAACAAGGGCCTATTGAACAAGCAGGGAATTTTACGGCATTGCTTATTTTTACAGGCGTTTTCTATTTTGTTTTTGTATGGTTTCGCGAACAGGTTTGTATTATTGCCTGTCCTTACGGCAGATTACAGGGTGTACTTTTAGACAATAAATCGATAAATGTGGCCTATGATTTTGTACGTGGCGAAAAGGAGCAGGGGCGTGCCAAATTCAATAAAAAAGAAGACAGGGCTTTAACCGGAAAAGGCGATTGTATCGATTGCCATCAATGTGTGCATGTCTGCCCAATGGGAATCGACATTCGAAACGGAACGCAGTTAGAATGTACCAATTGTACCGCCTGTATCGATGAATGCGACTCTATTATGGACTCAGTTGGTCTTCCAAAAGGATTGATTCGTTATGCATCTGAAGACGAAATAGAGAAAAAAGAGCCTTTCAAATTCACAACCCGAATGAAAGGCTACACCGCAGTCTTATTTATTCTGTTGAGTGTTTTTGTCGGAATGCTGTTTTTAAGAACCAATGTCGAAGCGATTATTTTACGTTTACCGGGACAGCTTTTCCAGCACAAAGGCGATAAAATCAGTAATGTTTACACCTATAAAATTGTCAACAAGACCATGAAAGATTACAACGATATCCACTTTGAATTAATCGATCAGAAAGGTGAAATCAGCAAAGTGGGAGAACAGCATTTTAAAGTAGCGAAAGAAGGCATTTCACAGGGAACTTTATTCATCGAAATCAATGAAGTGCTGCTGGAAAGCGATAAAACCAAAGTTAAAATTGGTGTTTATAACGGAAAAGAATTACTCGAAACCACAACAACAAATTTCTTAGGACCGAGAAGTTTTAATTAA
- a CDS encoding FixH family protein, translated as MKINWGTGIVIAFGLFMTFILYFVFEVQSNSKYDNDLVVEEYYKHDSHFQDEMARIQNAHDLQYKPSIKYVEDGVKITFPETFESNKLKGNVLLYRPSNKKFDFNTQIALTNSSLLIPQKKLVKGRWDVNMEWQYDGKKYLTKEVIYVN; from the coding sequence ATGAAAATCAATTGGGGAACAGGAATTGTCATAGCATTCGGATTGTTTATGACCTTTATTTTATATTTTGTTTTTGAAGTACAATCCAACAGCAAATACGACAACGATTTGGTTGTTGAAGAATATTACAAGCACGATTCGCATTTTCAGGATGAAATGGCGCGTATTCAGAATGCACATGATTTACAGTACAAGCCTTCAATTAAGTATGTGGAAGACGGAGTAAAAATCACTTTTCCTGAAACTTTCGAAAGCAATAAACTAAAAGGAAACGTTTTGCTGTATCGCCCTTCAAACAAAAAGTTTGATTTCAATACTCAGATTGCCCTGACTAATTCATCTTTGCTTATTCCGCAAAAGAAACTGGTAAAAGGACGCTGGGATGTCAACATGGAATGGCAGTACGATGGCAAAAAATACTTAACCAAAGAGGTCATTTACGTCAATTAA